The Desulfoscipio gibsoniae DSM 7213 genome contains a region encoding:
- a CDS encoding IS1634 family transposase, with amino-acid sequence MFLKKSVSNGRVFLSFVQGYRINGKVKHKTIEKIGYLDELEKVYDDPIAYFKSVAEERNQSAPAETIKIAVNQRLTDNTSSRKNLGYAIPKRIYSLLAIHTFLQNKQKHLSIEYNLNSIFSLLIYNRFLFPSSKKKAFDNRDFFFESYDFSIDDLYRSLDYFARYSEPLQKYLHEKVCEIIGRDGKLGYYDVTNYYFEIPYNDEDKYDDNGVLVKKGFRKKGPSKEHRPDPIVQMGLLMDSNGIPMAFNTFSGGESEKTSLLPIIRRVKRDYGMERIITVADRGLNTSDNTAFLAGINDDHSQAHDGYIYGQSVLSADKEFKAWVLNPEGYIQTKEIDTEGEEVLFTHKSRVYAKTIQLKNQQGKRTLRMTIYQKQMVYHSKKYAEKQKKERELVLAKAKDLIAHPGKYTRATSMGAAGYIKNIKFVKETGEIPDGINLSLNLEKITEEEKYDGYYSIVTSEKKLSDREIRDIYKGLWEIEESFKIIKSEFRARPVYLRTENHIKAHFLICFVALLILRVLEYKLDKKYSVKQIRESLIRYSCSHLDQNYYLFDYRNEILQSLEGVFDIDLGNKIMTTSQIKKILQYYK; translated from the coding sequence ATGTTTCTTAAGAAGAGTGTTAGTAACGGAAGAGTATTCCTGTCCTTCGTACAGGGTTACCGCATTAATGGTAAGGTTAAGCATAAAACCATAGAAAAAATCGGTTATCTTGATGAATTAGAAAAAGTTTATGACGATCCCATTGCCTACTTTAAGTCTGTTGCAGAAGAACGAAACCAATCTGCCCCTGCCGAGACAATAAAAATTGCTGTTAACCAGCGCCTTACAGATAATACATCGTCCAGAAAGAATCTGGGATATGCCATTCCAAAGCGCATTTATTCCCTCCTTGCCATCCATACTTTTCTTCAGAATAAGCAGAAACACCTAAGCATCGAATACAACCTAAACAGTATTTTCAGCCTCCTCATCTATAACAGGTTTCTTTTCCCTTCTTCCAAAAAGAAGGCTTTTGATAACCGCGACTTTTTCTTTGAATCCTATGATTTTTCAATTGATGATCTGTACCGCTCTCTTGATTACTTTGCACGATACTCTGAACCTCTTCAGAAATATCTGCACGAGAAAGTCTGTGAAATCATTGGCCGTGATGGAAAACTGGGATACTATGATGTCACCAATTATTATTTCGAAATTCCTTACAATGATGAGGATAAATATGATGATAACGGAGTTCTGGTAAAAAAGGGCTTCCGAAAGAAAGGCCCTTCGAAGGAACACCGTCCTGATCCTATCGTCCAGATGGGTCTTTTGATGGACTCAAACGGCATTCCAATGGCATTCAATACCTTTTCCGGAGGCGAAAGCGAAAAAACCTCTCTACTTCCTATCATCCGCAGGGTAAAAAGGGATTATGGTATGGAACGGATTATTACGGTTGCGGACAGGGGACTCAATACAAGTGATAACACCGCTTTCCTTGCCGGAATCAACGATGATCATTCCCAAGCTCATGACGGTTATATCTATGGACAGAGCGTATTGTCTGCCGACAAGGAATTCAAGGCATGGGTACTTAATCCAGAGGGATACATTCAAACCAAGGAAATAGATACGGAGGGTGAAGAAGTCCTTTTTACTCACAAATCCAGGGTCTATGCAAAAACTATCCAACTGAAAAACCAGCAGGGAAAACGCACCCTGAGAATGACGATTTATCAGAAACAGATGGTATACCACTCAAAGAAATATGCGGAAAAACAGAAAAAAGAAAGGGAACTTGTCCTTGCCAAGGCAAAAGACTTAATTGCCCATCCCGGAAAGTATACAAGAGCTACTAGTATGGGTGCTGCTGGATATATTAAAAATATAAAGTTTGTGAAGGAAACAGGAGAAATACCGGACGGAATCAACCTGTCGTTAAATCTTGAAAAGATTACGGAAGAAGAAAAATACGATGGTTATTATTCCATCGTGACAAGCGAAAAGAAGCTATCTGACAGGGAAATCCGGGACATATACAAGGGATTATGGGAAATTGAGGAGTCTTTTAAAATTATTAAGAGTGAATTCAGAGCAAGACCGGTCTATCTCCGAACCGAGAATCATATCAAGGCCCATTTCCTCATCTGTTTTGTTGCACTTCTCATCCTACGCGTACTGGAATACAAATTGGATAAAAAATATTCTGTTAAGCAAATACGGGAGTCGCTAATACGTTATTCCTGTTCCCATCTTGACCAGAATTACTATTTGTTTGATTACAGGAATGAAATCTTGCAGTCATTGGAGGGAGTTTTCGACATTGATCTAGGGAATAAAATTATGACTACATCCCAAATAAAAAAAATTTTGCAATACTACAAATAA
- a CDS encoding GNAT family N-acetyltransferase, whose protein sequence is MEIRHATPEDFDLAFDYIEKLWTYNTYDKSVIKKVYKEVLDNENDFAFFLFDEGKPVGFCHGTFFNTFWLSGQTCYVSSIITNQEVRKKGYGRKLMDYAKELAEARNCNAIVLDSGMPREEAHQFYEIYGFKKCAYCFELKLH, encoded by the coding sequence ATGGAAATCAGACATGCAACACCAGAAGATTTCGACCTAGCTTTCGATTACATCGAAAAATTATGGACGTACAACACGTACGATAAATCAGTGATTAAAAAAGTATACAAAGAAGTGCTGGATAATGAGAATGATTTCGCTTTTTTCCTTTTTGATGAGGGTAAGCCGGTGGGCTTCTGCCATGGAACCTTTTTCAATACATTCTGGCTTTCTGGTCAAACCTGTTATGTTTCCAGCATTATAACCAATCAAGAAGTACGGAAAAAGGGATATGGCCGAAAGCTAATGGACTACGCTAAGGAATTAGCAGAAGCTAGGAATTGTAATGCCATTGTGCTGGATTCTGGAATGCCGAGAGAAGAAGCACATCAGTTCTATGAAATCTATGGATTTAAAAAGTGTGCGTACTGCTTTGAATTAAAATTACACTAA
- the hepT gene encoding type VII toxin-antitoxin system HepT family RNase toxin produces the protein MINKTLISQRLELINCWLKNLKKLSYLSYEEFISNNINSAAAESYLRRSLEAIFDIGRHLLAKTGNIEMAGEYKSIAKGLASNNFVSNDLGKKLVQMAGYRNRMVHFYSMVTEKELYDILLDNLGDIEQFTIEIKQAILK, from the coding sequence ATGATAAACAAAACGCTGATTTCGCAAAGATTGGAATTAATAAACTGTTGGCTTAAAAATCTCAAAAAACTATCCTATCTTTCTTATGAGGAATTTATCTCAAATAATATTAATTCAGCAGCTGCAGAAAGCTATCTGCGCAGGTCATTAGAAGCAATATTCGATATTGGAAGGCATCTCCTGGCTAAAACCGGTAATATTGAAATGGCCGGAGAATATAAATCTATTGCCAAAGGATTGGCTAGCAATAATTTCGTCAGTAATGATTTGGGTAAAAAACTAGTTCAAATGGCTGGTTACCGCAATAGAATGGTTCACTTTTATAGTATGGTTACAGAAAAAGAACTATATGATATATTGCTGGATAACCTTGGTGACATTGAACAATTTACCATAGAAATTAAGCAGGCCATCTTAAAATAG
- a CDS encoding nucleotidyltransferase domain-containing protein, which yields MNNLLRFIEICKQNGIILAYLFGSQARNGLDVINGKKIVIKDPLTDLDLGIILDDENRLKGSMYKLYSTLYNQLDELFLPLRLDLVFLQETHSVFQFEAIKGICLYAVSEDIQEKYEHNILARAADFRWVLEQYYKEKLEELG from the coding sequence ATGAATAACTTGCTAAGATTCATAGAGATTTGCAAACAAAACGGTATTATTTTAGCCTATCTATTTGGTTCTCAAGCCCGCAATGGTCTCGATGTTATAAATGGTAAAAAGATAGTAATAAAAGATCCACTTACCGATTTGGATTTAGGTATTATATTGGATGATGAAAACCGGTTAAAAGGTTCTATGTATAAGCTATACTCCACCTTATACAACCAATTGGATGAATTATTTCTACCTTTACGCCTGGATTTGGTTTTTTTACAGGAGACCCACTCTGTATTTCAGTTTGAAGCTATTAAAGGGATTTGCCTTTACGCAGTCAGTGAGGACATACAAGAAAAATACGAACACAACATACTAGCTAGAGCAGCTGACTTTCGCTGGGTGTTGGAACAGTATTATAAGGAAAAATTGGAGGAACTGGGGTAG
- a CDS encoding GNAT family N-acetyltransferase: MYRRFFTLRKNILDEFLHKCFTINPDIEMHILAIDQNKKEEVVGVGQFHICSDTSLAELALIVSDNYQNKGIGRELLTHMMQLAKYRELKGFEGIVQTGNRPMLRICETISFSTVEKTLRKPGVYELKMYF; this comes from the coding sequence ATTTACCGCCGTTTTTTCACGTTACGAAAGAACATACTGGATGAATTTTTACATAAATGCTTTACTATTAACCCTGACATAGAAATGCATATTTTAGCAATTGACCAAAATAAGAAGGAGGAAGTTGTGGGAGTCGGACAGTTTCATATATGTTCAGATACTTCTTTAGCCGAATTAGCCCTTATCGTGAGCGATAATTATCAAAATAAAGGAATTGGCAGGGAGTTATTAACTCACATGATGCAACTTGCAAAATATAGGGAACTGAAAGGCTTTGAGGGCATTGTACAGACGGGCAACAGGCCGATGCTAAGAATATGTGAGACAATAAGCTTTAGTACTGTTGAAAAGACACTAAGAAAGCCGGGAGTGTATGAATTAAAAATGTATTTTTAA
- a CDS encoding TetR/AcrR family transcriptional regulator: MKKLNSTKSIKMQEKRQKILECSLVLFAEKGYLNTPVRDIIDSSGFGTSTFYKYFKNKEDVLKTLLTEFLEQIITNVKDYYKKEEDLFIRFIETKRVIMDVFIQNKQLSEIYSRVAGISDGIDNCLKEFEDKLLLFTSKNIQYGIKQGFFHEVEVVPIAHGIIGIIKYAVYKWVVLKEISQDEMIEMVISFHKSLAIGLVKKR, encoded by the coding sequence GTGAAAAAGTTGAATTCTACAAAATCTATAAAAATGCAAGAAAAACGACAAAAAATTTTAGAATGTTCACTTGTACTCTTTGCAGAAAAAGGGTATCTTAACACTCCTGTCAGAGATATAATTGATAGTTCAGGTTTTGGTACCAGTACTTTCTATAAATATTTCAAAAACAAGGAAGATGTTTTAAAGACACTTCTTACCGAATTTTTGGAACAAATAATAACTAATGTAAAAGATTACTATAAGAAGGAAGAAGATTTATTCATTCGTTTCATCGAAACCAAGCGAGTAATTATGGATGTGTTTATCCAAAATAAACAGCTATCGGAAATTTATAGTAGAGTAGCAGGGATTAGTGACGGAATAGATAATTGCTTAAAGGAATTTGAAGATAAACTGCTGCTATTTACCAGTAAAAATATTCAATATGGTATCAAACAAGGTTTCTTTCACGAAGTTGAGGTTGTTCCGATTGCTCACGGTATAATTGGTATAATTAAATATGCAGTTTATAAATGGGTAGTATTAAAAGAGATATCACAAGATGAGATGATAGAAATGGTTATATCATTCCATAAATCCTTGGCAATTGGCTTGGTAAAAAAGAGATGA
- a CDS encoding CGGC domain-containing protein, whose protein sequence is MKVGIIRCMQTEDYCPGTGDFKAIQERTGAFAGIEEKIEIIGFSNCGGCPAKNLSNLIFVTGSPFYMRFVFYGYGQEWHYQHKDLISIIKSLIIFS, encoded by the coding sequence ATGAAAGTTGGAATTATCAGATGTATGCAGACTGAGGATTACTGCCCGGGAACAGGGGACTTCAAGGCAATTCAAGAACGGACGGGAGCCTTTGCAGGAATTGAAGAAAAGATAGAAATAATAGGATTTTCCAATTGCGGTGGCTGCCCTGCCAAAAATCTGTCCAATTTAATTTTTGTTACCGGGTCACCATTTTACATGCGCTTTGTATTTTATGGATACGGTCAGGAGTGGCATTATCAACATAAAGATTTGATATCCATTATTAAATCTTTAATAATATTTTCCTGA
- a CDS encoding winged helix-turn-helix transcriptional regulator, which yields MYKPKLEKDIRCPLEYGLDIFGGKWKSRIICVLAEKEILRYSSLRKEMTNITDAVLATTLKELIADGIVQRQQFNEIPPRVEYYLTGKGKSVVPILQSICRWSGAYHMEDNEHVLSQCQKCDYNVKAE from the coding sequence ATGTATAAACCCAAGTTAGAAAAGGATATTCGCTGCCCACTGGAATATGGCTTGGACATTTTCGGAGGAAAATGGAAGTCACGGATCATCTGTGTTTTGGCGGAAAAAGAAATCTTGCGCTATAGCTCCCTGCGCAAGGAAATGACAAATATTACAGACGCAGTTTTGGCAACGACTTTGAAAGAGTTAATTGCAGACGGAATCGTTCAAAGGCAACAGTTCAATGAAATCCCGCCGAGAGTGGAATATTACCTGACGGGCAAGGGAAAATCCGTTGTACCCATATTGCAAAGTATTTGCAGATGGTCAGGCGCATACCACATGGAGGACAATGAGCATGTCCTTTCGCAATGCCAAAAATGCGATTACAATGTCAAAGCGGAGTGA
- a CDS encoding GNAT family N-acetyltransferase: MNIHYRDAQKNDCPLLAEYINYASEGVLEYLFKDIMPGMTVTQLLAHGLQDEKRYNSYKDINVAEYNQKIVGMIQSYSSIHHRIDDEMKSFLPGERLEQFKEFYNSRVDNSLLINAMFVDKKFRRKGIGTVFITLARKKAKSQPAYDVVAKKCKLYNSKAKNN; the protein is encoded by the coding sequence GTGAATATTCATTACCGGGATGCCCAAAAAAATGATTGTCCGCTGTTGGCTGAGTACATCAATTATGCCTCTGAGGGTGTACTTGAGTATCTATTTAAAGACATTATGCCCGGTATGACGGTCACGCAACTGTTAGCCCATGGTTTGCAGGATGAGAAAAGGTATAACTCATACAAAGATATTAACGTTGCAGAGTATAATCAGAAAATTGTTGGGATGATACAGTCGTACTCTTCCATACATCACAGAATAGATGATGAAATGAAATCCTTTCTCCCCGGGGAAAGGTTGGAACAATTCAAAGAGTTTTATAATTCCAGGGTTGATAACAGCCTCTTAATCAATGCAATGTTTGTTGATAAAAAATTCCGCCGTAAAGGTATCGGTACCGTATTTATCACGCTGGCCAGGAAAAAAGCTAAATCACAGCCTGCGTATGACGTGGTAGCTAAAAAGTGTAAATTATACAACTCGAAGGCCAAGAATAACTAA
- a CDS encoding PaaI family thioesterase: MRKLNPKHVDAIITLINRSPYFELLSMVILDMGIGYSLVEVDLENKHLNPFGGIHGGVYASIIDTAAYWAIYCELDENVGLVSLDLKVNNLAPIKSGKLIINGRRIKFGRIISLAEAVVTSEEGKILAQGTSTLMQTSGLQTIKEAISLTGEKPPPSKFIEEECNFSL, encoded by the coding sequence ATGCGAAAGCTCAATCCCAAGCACGTTGACGCAATAATTACTCTGATTAATCGAAGCCCGTATTTCGAACTGCTTTCCATGGTTATTTTAGACATGGGCATAGGTTATTCTCTTGTCGAGGTCGATTTGGAAAATAAACACCTCAATCCCTTTGGAGGTATTCACGGAGGAGTCTATGCCTCGATAATCGATACCGCCGCCTATTGGGCAATATATTGCGAGTTAGATGAGAATGTAGGATTAGTTTCACTGGATCTTAAAGTTAACAATTTGGCCCCCATCAAAAGTGGCAAACTGATCATCAATGGCCGGCGAATTAAATTCGGTAGGATCATTAGCTTGGCCGAAGCTGTGGTTACAAGTGAAGAGGGAAAAATCCTTGCTCAAGGAACTTCCACCCTGATGCAAACCTCTGGTCTCCAAACAATTAAAGAGGCTATCAGCTTAACCGGCGAAAAGCCCCCACCCTCTAAGTTTATCGAAGAAGAATGCAATTTTTCACTGTAA
- a CDS encoding DUF2397 domain-containing protein, with amino-acid sequence MDIEKLMKKIDEVKYLSTENTDRYRPIMRYFYLQHERLRQFISPEELFDYLSEIPQFKTYNMGALNQDLEQLTQWGNLKRRQDVGNISKIEDFKKKQFRYRCTPYTVEIERMVIALEKLGDTFGGSLEKTYIEKILSALVKLLKRSEKDGKINFAAINMSNSDLFGVWSELQDNFKKLTENATDYIAHIDDYLESENIEQNYTGSEYLKKKNELVQYLRNFMLALQRTTFRIEDMLSGIPKWFISAVAEKLADYYLKTPRAVQPDKDDLINDYLQQWEILRHSNFSKVNQKV; translated from the coding sequence TTGGATATAGAGAAATTAATGAAAAAAATCGATGAGGTAAAGTATTTATCTACAGAAAATACTGACCGGTACAGGCCGATTATGCGTTACTTTTATTTGCAACACGAAAGGCTAAGACAGTTTATCAGCCCTGAAGAGCTTTTTGATTACCTTAGCGAAATACCTCAATTCAAAACCTACAATATGGGAGCTTTAAACCAGGATTTAGAACAATTAACTCAATGGGGAAATTTAAAGCGCCGCCAGGATGTTGGGAATATATCAAAAATTGAAGATTTTAAAAAGAAACAGTTTCGCTATAGGTGCACGCCTTATACCGTTGAGATTGAAAGGATGGTTATTGCCTTAGAGAAGCTGGGCGATACTTTTGGCGGCTCTTTAGAAAAGACTTACATAGAAAAAATATTATCCGCGCTTGTTAAATTGCTAAAACGCTCCGAAAAAGACGGTAAGATTAATTTTGCTGCAATAAACATGTCCAATAGTGATTTATTTGGTGTTTGGTCCGAATTGCAAGATAACTTTAAAAAACTAACAGAAAATGCTACAGATTATATCGCACATATTGACGACTATTTGGAAAGCGAAAATATTGAACAAAATTATACCGGCTCAGAGTACCTAAAGAAAAAAAACGAGCTGGTTCAATATTTAAGAAATTTCATGCTGGCACTACAGCGGACTACGTTTCGTATAGAAGACATGCTTTCCGGTATACCCAAGTGGTTTATTTCTGCTGTTGCGGAAAAGTTGGCAGATTACTATCTGAAAACACCCCGTGCTGTACAGCCTGACAAGGATGATTTGATTAACGATTATCTGCAGCAGTGGGAAATATTAAGGCATTCAAATTTTAGTAAGGTTAATCAAAAGGTATAA
- a CDS encoding winged helix-turn-helix transcriptional regulator — protein MKDKIIFSIENDLCPVASALKAIEGKWKLPIIWVLCQNGTLRYNELKKSIVGITNMMLTSSLKELEASGLIRRVQFNEIPPRVEYSLTKAGEKLLPVLDELAKWGEQLIK, from the coding sequence ATGAAGGATAAAATAATTTTTTCAATAGAAAATGATTTATGTCCTGTTGCATCCGCGTTAAAAGCAATAGAAGGAAAATGGAAGTTACCGATAATTTGGGTGCTTTGTCAAAACGGTACACTTAGATATAACGAATTAAAAAAAAGTATTGTAGGAATAACCAATATGATGCTGACAAGTTCACTTAAAGAACTCGAGGCAAGCGGTTTGATTAGAAGGGTGCAATTCAACGAAATACCGCCACGTGTTGAGTACTCATTGACAAAGGCTGGAGAAAAGCTTTTACCTGTACTTGATGAATTAGCAAAATGGGGAGAGCAACTGATAAAATAA
- a CDS encoding flavodoxin family protein, translated as MKRILGIVASQRMAGNSEILAKVAMEATGADNQMEMIRLTDLDIKACKACYTCLPPDVPCHIKDDLNFLLDKIRAADAVVLAAPCYFLGPHGSIKMLQDRFLSVGNKSQEFSGKPCITITTYGVPSWEGYAEAALNLTARFLNLHLVDSASFLGANPAEVLENPINLEKARHMGRGLIDPKYQRSSKANECPVCWSDILRFDGKMVICPFCGTKGEIKVEGQEAKLVFHPQTNHRFSEEGRHHHFDVFLNGKKQEFIAKRKHYKELQIPYRSINWWVSPHTTSP; from the coding sequence ATGAAACGAATCTTAGGGATTGTGGCTTCACAGCGAATGGCTGGCAACTCGGAAATTTTAGCCAAGGTGGCGATGGAGGCAACAGGAGCGGACAACCAGATGGAGATGATCAGGTTGACAGACCTGGATATCAAGGCATGTAAAGCTTGTTATACTTGTTTGCCACCGGATGTTCCCTGTCATATTAAGGATGACCTCAATTTTCTACTGGATAAAATCCGAGCCGCTGATGCTGTGGTTTTAGCGGCACCCTGCTATTTTCTAGGACCCCATGGCAGTATTAAGATGCTTCAAGACAGGTTCCTCTCGGTGGGCAACAAATCCCAGGAATTTTCCGGTAAGCCCTGTATAACTATCACTACTTATGGAGTGCCCAGTTGGGAGGGCTATGCTGAGGCGGCTTTAAACCTTACGGCCAGGTTCTTAAATTTGCATCTGGTTGACAGTGCCAGCTTTCTCGGAGCAAATCCTGCTGAAGTTCTAGAAAACCCAATTAATTTGGAAAAAGCCCGGCATATGGGGAGAGGCCTTATAGATCCCAAGTATCAGCGAAGTTCCAAAGCTAACGAGTGTCCAGTCTGTTGGAGTGATATTTTACGTTTTGATGGGAAAATGGTAATCTGCCCCTTCTGTGGTACTAAAGGTGAAATCAAAGTAGAGGGACAGGAGGCTAAACTGGTCTTTCATCCCCAAACCAATCATCGTTTCAGTGAAGAGGGGAGACACCATCATTTTGACGTTTTTCTTAATGGTAAGAAACAGGAATTTATTGCAAAAAGGAAACACTACAAAGAACTACAAATACCGTATCGTTCCATCAACTGGTGGGTAAGCCCCCATACAACAAGTCCATAA
- a CDS encoding MBL fold metallo-hydrolase, which yields MIPKNNMITTYPRRITERVYLVGNHFFRSYLVRGESCALIEAGVTWSVPQIIKQLEELEIAPEELQYLIISHAHFDHVCGIPGLKKAFPNLQILASEAAAKVLLKAKVVTGFFSEDIALAENLRRKGHITQTVPTPETPETINVDMVVTEGEQLDLGKGSIMYFSLLPGHSPCNTAAYLPLEQVLFASDCGGYPINVDTIFPMYFAGYEDYVTSLQKLRNIDVSVLAVPHELLLVGSRNISWFFCQSLESTVDLHESILKDYKIGWRQDEISQRLFQRFYRGGLANYSMANIKVCTDLLVRRTIEAVNF from the coding sequence ATGATACCTAAAAATAATATGATAACGACTTATCCAAGGAGAATTACAGAACGTGTATATCTGGTTGGAAATCATTTTTTTCGATCTTATCTGGTACGCGGCGAGAGTTGTGCTTTGATTGAAGCTGGAGTTACCTGGTCTGTACCCCAGATAATCAAGCAATTAGAGGAACTGGAGATTGCCCCTGAAGAACTGCAGTATCTGATTATATCCCATGCCCATTTTGACCACGTATGTGGTATTCCGGGGCTTAAAAAGGCTTTTCCCAACCTGCAGATACTGGCATCTGAGGCTGCTGCTAAGGTATTGTTGAAGGCCAAGGTGGTTACAGGTTTTTTCAGTGAGGATATTGCCCTGGCAGAAAACCTAAGGAGAAAAGGACATATCACGCAAACAGTGCCCACACCTGAAACTCCGGAAACTATCAATGTCGACATGGTGGTAACTGAGGGCGAGCAATTGGACTTGGGCAAAGGATCTATTATGTATTTTAGCCTATTACCAGGGCATAGTCCTTGCAATACGGCTGCTTATCTACCATTAGAGCAGGTGTTGTTTGCCTCTGACTGTGGAGGCTATCCTATTAATGTAGACACTATCTTTCCAATGTATTTTGCCGGGTATGAGGATTATGTGACCAGTTTGCAAAAGTTACGAAATATAGATGTATCTGTATTGGCAGTCCCTCATGAATTACTGCTGGTAGGAAGTAGAAATATTAGTTGGTTTTTTTGCCAGTCTTTGGAGAGTACAGTGGATTTACATGAGTCTATTCTTAAGGATTACAAGATTGGTTGGAGACAGGATGAAATTAGTCAAAGATTGTTCCAGAGGTTCTACCGAGGAGGACTAGCCAATTACTCAATGGCTAATATCAAAGTTTGCACTGATCTTTTGGTACGAAGAACCATAGAGGCAGTAAATTTTTGA
- a CDS encoding nitroreductase family protein: MNTLDAIAKRKSIRKYKAEQIKDSALEEIIKAGKTAPNAGPFQITVIQNAKLLAKITEIALAAMKNSGNDFLMSRAALPGYTPLYGAPTLLVLSAPQANPYSMANTSNAATNMTIAATDLGLGSCYMITPQLAFTADPSLAKEANIPEGFSVICAVAVGYSDGNAFSTERSDVDNVNYVK, encoded by the coding sequence ATGAATACATTAGATGCAATTGCCAAAAGAAAAAGTATCAGAAAATATAAAGCTGAGCAAATTAAGGATTCAGCTTTAGAAGAAATTATTAAGGCAGGTAAAACTGCCCCAAATGCCGGACCTTTTCAAATTACCGTGATCCAAAATGCAAAATTGTTGGCAAAAATTACCGAAATAGCATTAGCAGCCATGAAAAATTCCGGGAATGATTTTTTAATGAGCAGAGCAGCATTACCAGGGTATACCCCACTCTATGGTGCACCGACTCTACTTGTCCTTTCAGCGCCACAAGCAAATCCCTATAGTATGGCTAATACATCAAATGCTGCAACTAATATGACAATTGCTGCAACAGATTTAGGACTCGGTTCTTGCTATATGATTACGCCACAGCTTGCTTTCACCGCAGACCCTTCTTTGGCTAAAGAAGCTAATATACCTGAAGGCTTCTCAGTTATATGTGCTGTTGCCGTTGGCTACTCCGATGGTAATGCTTTTAGCACTGAAAGATCTGATGTGGACAACGTAAACTATGTTAAATAA
- a CDS encoding GNAT family N-acetyltransferase has product MNIRIAIENDLPAIVDIYNSTVPSKMVTADTTPVTVESRLTWFREHDPNNRPIWVVEDGCIIMGWLSFSSFYNRPAYNFTTEISIYIAEDYRRKGIGKKLLSKAIQDSPELGIKTILGFVFGHNEPSLQLLLKYNFQRWGFLPNVAVLDGIERDLVILGLRVV; this is encoded by the coding sequence TTGAATATAAGAATTGCTATTGAAAACGATCTTCCAGCTATCGTCGATATTTACAATTCCACAGTTCCTTCTAAAATGGTTACAGCTGACACTACCCCGGTAACAGTTGAGAGTAGATTAACTTGGTTTCGTGAACATGATCCAAACAATCGTCCTATCTGGGTTGTAGAGGACGGGTGCATTATCATGGGTTGGTTAAGTTTTTCTTCTTTTTATAACAGGCCAGCCTATAATTTTACCACTGAAATTAGTATTTATATTGCTGAAGATTACCGAAGAAAGGGTATAGGTAAGAAATTACTGTCTAAGGCAATTCAAGATTCTCCAGAGTTGGGAATTAAAACCATTCTAGGATTTGTCTTTGGGCACAATGAACCAAGTCTACAATTATTATTGAAATATAATTTTCAACGTTGGGGTTTTTTACCCAACGTAGCTGTTCTTGATGGTATAGAAAGGGATTTAGTTATTCTTGGCCTTCGAGTTGTATAA
- a CDS encoding nitroreductase family protein, with translation MNTLDAIAKRKSIRKYKAEQIKDSALEEIIKAGKTAPNAGPFQITVIQNAKLLAKITEIAFRCFATK, from the coding sequence ATGAATACATTAGATGCAATTGCCAAAAGAAAAAGTATCAGAAAATATAAAGCTGAGCAAATTAAGGATTCAGCTTTAGAAGAAATTATTAAGGCAGGTAAAACTGCCCCAAATGCCGGACCTTTTCAAATTACCGTGATCCAAAATGCAAAATTGTTGGCAAAAATTACCGAAATAGCATTCCGTTGTTTTGCAACTAAATGA